One segment of Nostoc flagelliforme CCNUN1 DNA contains the following:
- a CDS encoding alpha-ketoglutarate-dependent dioxygenase AlkB family protein, translating to MQQLNLFAESTPVLPITYYPDFLSLEQANELYQHCLKLEWQQNQIRIAGKTMPVPRLECLYGDKGCDYLYSNSVFLKPLWWTEALSSLRDSITALTGYKFRIVIGNQYCTGQDSIGWHADTDSSMGLSPAIASVSLGSCRKFQIKPRNGKPTDFWLEHGSLLIMHPGCQSTHLHQVPKTNKVVSTRINLTFRPHTGGGR from the coding sequence ATGCAACAACTCAATTTATTTGCTGAATCAACCCCAGTTTTACCCATCACTTATTATCCCGATTTCTTAAGCCTTGAACAAGCCAATGAACTCTACCAACATTGCTTAAAACTGGAGTGGCAGCAGAACCAAATCAGGATCGCGGGTAAAACAATGCCCGTCCCCCGCCTGGAATGCCTGTACGGTGACAAAGGCTGTGACTATCTTTACTCAAACAGCGTATTTTTGAAACCACTATGGTGGACAGAAGCTCTGTCTAGCTTGCGCGACTCCATTACTGCGTTGACAGGTTACAAGTTCCGCATCGTTATCGGCAATCAATACTGTACCGGACAAGATTCTATCGGGTGGCACGCTGATACTGATTCTTCAATGGGACTATCCCCAGCAATCGCATCGGTAAGCCTGGGTTCATGTCGCAAATTCCAAATCAAACCGAGAAATGGCAAACCAACCGACTTCTGGCTGGAACACGGGAGTTTGTTGATCATGCACCCCGGTTGTCAATCAACTCACCTTCATCAAGTTCCCAAGACCAACAAAGTGGTTAGTACACGTATTAATCTGACATTTCGACCACATACCGGAGGTGGGAGATGA